One window from the genome of Nitrosospira multiformis encodes:
- the rpoZ gene encoding DNA-directed RNA polymerase subunit omega produces the protein MARITVDDCLKRIPNRFDMTLVATIRARQLSIGGSPMVEPARDKPTVIALRELAQGKVGIEILTSVPL, from the coding sequence ATGGCACGCATTACCGTTGATGATTGTTTAAAAAGAATTCCCAACCGTTTCGATATGACCCTGGTCGCAACCATTCGAGCAAGGCAGCTCTCCATCGGCGGGAGCCCTATGGTGGAACCCGCACGGGATAAGCCTACTGTGATAGCGTTGCGTGAACTAGCCCAGGGAAAGGTTGGAATAGAAATTCTTACTAGTGTCCCACTTTAA
- the gmk gene encoding guanylate kinase, whose translation MTPGNLFIISAPSGAGKTSLVKALLETGIDLRLSVSYTTRPARPEEVDGRDYHFVSQEVFEQRLKQGEFLESAEVYGNFYGTSQKWINETTLSGHDILLEIDSQGTQQVRCVFPDAVGIFVLPPSPEALETRLRQRGQDSLEAITRRLAAAHQEMAHVSEYDYVIINEKLGTALQDLICIVHAERLKISRQLDRHRNLITQFGRMPVP comes from the coding sequence ATGACGCCAGGTAATTTATTCATTATCAGCGCTCCCTCGGGCGCCGGAAAAACCAGTCTGGTTAAGGCATTGCTTGAAACCGGCATCGACCTGCGCCTGTCGGTTTCATACACCACGCGGCCAGCGCGCCCCGAAGAAGTCGATGGGCGTGATTACCATTTTGTAAGCCAGGAAGTTTTCGAGCAGCGGCTAAAACAGGGTGAGTTCCTGGAAAGTGCTGAAGTTTACGGGAATTTCTATGGAACCTCGCAGAAATGGATAAATGAAACCACCTTATCGGGACACGATATTCTGCTGGAGATCGACAGCCAGGGTACGCAACAGGTGCGATGCGTCTTTCCCGATGCGGTGGGAATTTTTGTTCTGCCGCCCTCACCGGAGGCACTGGAAACACGCTTAAGGCAGCGGGGTCAGGATAGCCTGGAAGCCATCACGCGGCGCCTTGCAGCTGCTCATCAGGAGATGGCTCATGTGAGTGAATATGATTATGTTATCATCAACGAGAAACTGGGCACGGCATTGCAGGATTTGATCTGTATCGTACACGCTGAGCGCTTGAAAATATCGAGGCAACTCGATCGCCATCGTAACCTGATAACGCAATTCGGAAGAATGCCTGTTCCATAA
- the trxC gene encoding thioredoxin TrxC, translated as MSDSLHLVCPHCQAINRVPVARLDQQPNCGQCHQPLFTGHPVELTAPTFGRQLERNDIPVLVDFWAPWCGPCQMMAPAFVQAAGILEPHVRLTKVNTEAEPALGAQYHIRSIPTLALFRNGREVARQSGGMTAQDIVRWVHSR; from the coding sequence ATGAGCGACTCCTTGCATCTTGTCTGTCCACACTGCCAGGCGATTAACCGCGTACCCGTCGCACGGTTGGACCAGCAACCCAATTGCGGACAATGCCACCAGCCATTGTTCACCGGTCATCCGGTAGAGTTAACCGCCCCTACATTTGGCAGACAGCTCGAGCGTAACGATATTCCAGTATTGGTAGATTTCTGGGCGCCCTGGTGTGGGCCTTGCCAAATGATGGCACCAGCTTTCGTGCAGGCAGCGGGTATACTGGAGCCGCATGTCCGCCTGACAAAGGTCAACACCGAGGCTGAGCCGGCGCTAGGTGCGCAATACCATATTCGCAGCATTCCGACGCTTGCTTTATTCAGGAACGGGCGCGAGGTTGCGCGGCAGTCCGGTGGCATGACGGCTCAGGATATTGTGCGCTGGGTTCATTCCCGCTAG
- a CDS encoding Panacea domain-containing protein, translating to MSVHSKNFDRDKALEAILLIAEGLHAATLHSISKILYLADKKHLQDFGRLICGDRYVAMEYGPVPSAIYNMMKVAAKRETIDVDWDGIIKDAFKVRSGRYIAPKRRANTDLLAQSEMACICETIDAYGDKSFGELTDITHDTAWEQTGENESISLEKIASTLPNGSEIISYLRSH from the coding sequence ATGAGTGTTCACTCCAAAAATTTTGATCGAGATAAGGCACTTGAGGCGATTTTGCTGATCGCTGAGGGTCTTCATGCTGCGACTCTGCACAGCATATCGAAAATTCTTTATCTTGCTGACAAAAAGCATCTTCAAGATTTCGGACGTCTTATTTGCGGCGACCGATACGTCGCGATGGAATACGGCCCCGTCCCTTCCGCAATCTATAATATGATGAAAGTCGCTGCTAAACGCGAAACTATCGATGTGGATTGGGATGGAATCATTAAAGATGCCTTCAAAGTCCGAAGTGGAAGATACATTGCGCCAAAACGAAGAGCAAACACCGATTTATTAGCCCAGTCTGAGATGGCTTGTATTTGCGAAACCATTGACGCGTATGGCGATAAGTCATTTGGAGAGCTTACTGATATTACTCACGATACCGCTTGGGAACAAACAGGCGAAAATGAGTCTATTTCGTTGGAAAAGATTGCCAGCACCCTACCTAACGGTTCGGAGATTATTTCTTACCTACGCTCACACTAA
- a CDS encoding phage major capsid protein produces the protein MYDSTELKDLLVGQGKAFDEFKSAQNERFKNLESELNEFAKKAGRPGASYDDGGSTLESREHKQAFLGYMRSGKERDLELKGMATNDDPNGGYLVPEEIDTTISKALRELSPMRQLARVVPVKTGNFSMLHSVGGTDYSWVGEKTDRPETGGPGFRMLTPAMGEIYASPAITQNLLDDNNFGLEEWLVDELAEAFGEGEGISFINGNGTNKPRGILTYDIASTADGTRSESALQYVASGGAGAFAASNPSDKLIKLVHSLKPRYRINAAWTMNTNTLEQIRTFKNQQNDYIWKAGLEAGQPPTLLGYPVYEDQNMPDIASDSLSIAFGDFKRGYVIVDRSSSMLRDPFTAKPHVLFYSTRRVGGGMRDFRAIKLMKFASS, from the coding sequence ATGTACGATTCAACTGAACTAAAAGATTTATTGGTCGGGCAAGGCAAGGCGTTTGATGAATTCAAGAGCGCGCAGAATGAACGCTTCAAAAACCTTGAGAGCGAACTCAACGAATTCGCCAAGAAAGCGGGACGGCCTGGCGCATCCTATGATGACGGCGGGAGCACACTGGAATCTAGAGAACACAAACAGGCGTTTCTGGGTTACATGCGGTCCGGTAAAGAGCGTGACCTGGAATTAAAGGGAATGGCGACGAATGACGATCCGAACGGGGGTTATCTTGTTCCGGAAGAAATCGACACCACTATCTCGAAGGCGTTGCGCGAACTCTCCCCGATGCGCCAGCTTGCACGGGTTGTGCCGGTTAAAACTGGTAACTTTTCCATGCTGCACAGCGTTGGCGGGACGGATTATTCATGGGTAGGTGAAAAGACCGATCGGCCAGAGACGGGTGGCCCTGGCTTCCGCATGCTTACCCCGGCAATGGGTGAGATATACGCGAGCCCGGCTATTACCCAAAACCTGCTGGATGATAATAATTTTGGCTTGGAGGAATGGCTCGTTGATGAACTTGCTGAAGCATTCGGAGAGGGTGAAGGCATCTCGTTTATTAACGGCAATGGCACAAATAAGCCGAGAGGCATTCTGACGTATGACATTGCGAGCACCGCGGACGGCACTCGCTCGGAATCAGCGCTTCAATATGTCGCCTCTGGTGGGGCTGGAGCGTTCGCCGCCTCCAATCCTTCAGACAAGCTCATCAAGCTGGTGCATTCGCTGAAACCCCGCTATCGCATCAATGCAGCCTGGACGATGAACACCAATACGCTGGAACAGATCCGGACCTTCAAGAATCAGCAAAATGATTACATCTGGAAGGCTGGACTTGAAGCGGGGCAACCTCCGACGCTACTTGGTTACCCGGTATATGAGGATCAAAACATGCCGGATATTGCATCCGACAGTCTCTCCATTGCGTTCGGGGATTTCAAGCGTGGGTATGTGATAGTTGACCGCAGCTCGTCCATGTTACGCGATCCGTTTACTGCCAAGCCTCACGTATTGTTTTATAGCACCCGGCGTGTGGGTGGCGGTATGCGTGATTTCCGAGCTATCAAGCTGATGAAGTTCGCCAGCAGCTAA